One Esox lucius isolate fEsoLuc1 chromosome 1, fEsoLuc1.pri, whole genome shotgun sequence genomic region harbors:
- the LOC105006438 gene encoding clathrin heavy chain 1 isoform X1 — translation MAQILPIRFQEHLQLQNLGINPANIGFSTLTMESDKFICIREKVGEQAQVVIIDMADPNTPIRRPISADSAIMNPASKVIALKDAAKTLQIFNIEMKSKMKAHTMTDDVTFWKWISLNTVALVTDNAVYHWSMEGDSQPIKVFDRHSSLAGCQIINYRTDAKQKWLLLIGISAQQNRVVGAMQLYSVDRKVSQPIEGHAAGFAQFKMEGNTEESTLFCFAVRGQAGGKLHIIEVGTPPTGNQPFPKKAVDVFFPPEAQNDFPVAMQISSKQDVVFLITKYGYIHLYDLETGTCIYMNRISGETIFVTAPHEPTAGIIGVNRKGQVLSVCVEEENIIPYITNVLQNPDLALRMAVRNNLAGAEELFARKFNTLFAAGNYSEAAKVAANAPKGILRTPDTIRRFQSVPAQPGQTSPLLQYFGILLDQGQLNKFESLELCRPVLQQGRKQLLEKWLKEDKLECSEELGDLVKSVDPTLALSVYLRANVPNKVIQCFAETGQFQKIVLYAKKVGYTPDWIFLLRNVMRISPEQGLQFSQMLVQDEEPLADITQIVDVFMEYNLIQQCTSFLLDALKNNRPAEGPLQTRLLEMNLVHAPQVADAILGNQMFTHYDRAHVAQLCEKAGLLQRALEHYTDLYDIKRAVVHTHLLNPEWLVNFFGSLSVEDSLECLRAMLSANIRQNLQICVQVASKYHEQLSTQSLTELFESFKSFEGLFYFLGSIVNFSQDPEVHFKYIQAACKTGQIKEVERICRESNCYDPERVKNFLKEAKLTDQLPLIIVCDRFDFVHDLVLYLYRNTLQKYIEIYVQKVNPSRLPVVIGGLLDVDCAEDVIKNLILVVRGQFSTDELVAEVEKRNRLKLLLPWLEARIHEGCEEPATHNALAKIYIDSNNNPERFLRENPFYDSRVVGKYCEKRDPHLACVAYERGQCDQELIHVCNENSLFKSLSRYLVRRKDPELWASVLLESNPFRRPLIDQVVQTALSETQDPEEVSVTVKAFMTADLPNELIELLEKIVLDNSVFSEHRNLQNLLILTAIKADRTRVMEYINRLDNYDAPDIANIAISNELFEEAFAIFRKFDVNTSAVQVLIEHIGNLDRAYEFAERCNEPPVWSQLAKAQLQKGLVKEAIDSYIKADDPSAYMEVGQAAAQSGNWEDLVKFLQMARKKSRESYVETELIFALAKTNRLAELEEFINGPNNAHIQQVGDRCYDEKMYDAAKLLYNNVSNFGRLASTLVHLGEYQAAVDGARKANSTRTWKEVCFACVDGNEFRLAQMCGLHIVVHADELEELINYYQDRAYFEELITMLEAALGLERAHMGMFTELAILYSKFKPQKMREHLELFWSRVNIPKVLRAAEQAHLWAELVFLYDKYEEYDNAIITMMSHPSDAWKEGQFKDIITKVANVELYYKAIQFYLEFKPLLLNDLLIVLSPRLDHTRSVNFFMKTKQLSLVKPYLRSVQNHNNKGVNEALNNLFITEEDYAALRASIDAYDNFDNITLAQGLEKHELIEFRRIAAYLFKGNNRWKQSVELCKKDKLYKDAMQYASESKDVELAEELLAWFLEEDKKECFAACLFTCYDLLRPDVVLETAWRHNIMDFSMPYFMQVMREYLSKVDAIKEKVDKLDASESLRKQEEQNTESQPIVYGTPQLMLTAGPGQAVPPQPGYGGYGYPAAPASYGQPPQPGFGYGM, via the exons TGGAAATGGATCTCCCTAAATACGGTAGCACTGGTCACAGACAATGCTGTCTACCACTGGAGTATGGAGGGAGACTCCCAGCCAATCAAAGTATTTGACCGACACTCCAGCCTAGCAGGTTGTCAAATCATCAACTACCGCACTGATGCCAAACAGAAATGGCTACTTCTCATTGGAATTTCTGCACAG CAAAACCGTGTAGTGGGAGCCATGCAGCTGTACTCTGTAGACAGGAAGGTATCCCAGCCCATTGAGGGGCATGCTGCTGGCTTCGCCCAGTTCAAAATGGAGGGAAACACAGAGGAATCCACACTATTCTGCTTTGCTGTTCGAGGGCAAGCTGGAGGAAAG TTACACATTATTGAGGTGGGTACCCCACCAACAGGGAATCAGCCATTTCCCAAGAAGGCTGTGGATGTGTTCTTCCCTCCAGAGGCGCAGAATGACTTCCCTGTAGCCATGCAG ATTAGCTCCAAGCAAGATGTTGTCTTTCTGATCACCAAATATGGCTACATCCACCTTTATGACCTGGAGACTGGCACCTGTATCTACATGAATAGGATCAGTGGGGAGACCATCTTTGTTACAGCCCCACATGAACCGACCGCTGGCATCATTGGAGTCAACAGGAAAGGACAG gttctgtcagtgtgtgtggaagagGAGAATATCATCCCTTACATCACCAACGTGCTCCAGAACCCAGACCTGGCGCTGCGCATGGCTGTGCGTAACAACCTGGCCGGGGCGGAGGAGCTCTTTGCCCGGAAGTTCAACACCCTGTTTGCTGCTGGGAACTATTCCGAAGCAGCCAAGGTGGCTGCCAACGCTCCCAAG GGTATCCTACGTACTCCTGACACCATCCGGCGGTTCCAGAGTGTGCCGGCCCAGCCAGGCCAGACCTCTCCCCTGCTGCAGTACTTCGGCATCCTGCTGGACCAAGGCCAGCTCAACAAGTTTGAGTCTCTGGAGCTGTGCAGGCCTGTCCTACAGCAGGGACGCAAGCAGCTGCTGGAGAAATGGCTTAAAGAGGACAAG TTGGAGTGTTCAGAGGAGCTGGGTGATTTGGTGAAGTCAGTGGACCCCACATTAGCCCTCAGCGTCTACCTTAGGGCCAATGTCCCGAACAAGGTCATCCAGTGCTTTGCTGAAACCGGACAGTTTCAGAAGATTGTCCTTTATGCTAAAAAG GTGGGTTACACTCCAGATTGGATTTTCCTCCTAAGGAATGTGATGaggatcagtccagaacaggGCCTCCAATTCTCCCAGATGCTGGTGCAGGATGAGGAACCACTAGCTGACATCACACAG ATTGTGGATGTGTTTATGGAGTACAACCTGATCCAGCAGTGTACCTCCTTTCTTCTGGATGCACTGAAGAATAACAGGCCTGCCGAGGGCCCTCTGCAGACACGCCTGCTAGAAATGAACCTTGTCCACGCCCCAcag gtAGCTGATGCCATCCTGGGCAACCAGATGTTCACCCACTACGACCGAGCCCACGTTGCTCAGCTGTGTGAGAAGGCCGGCCTGCTGCAGAGGGCCCTGGAACACTACACCGACCTGTACGACATCAAACGGGCTGTGGTGCACACGCACCTGCTCAACCCTGAG TGGCTGGTGAACTTTTTTGGCTCCCTGTCGGTTGAGGACTCTCTGGAATGTCTGAGGGCCATGCTGTCAGCCAACATCCGTCAGAACCTGCAGATCTGTGTACAGGTGGCCTCCAAGTACCATGAGCAGCTCTCCACTCAGTCCCTAACCGAGCTCTTTGAGTCCTTCAAGAGCTTTGAAG GTTTGTTCTACTTCTTGGGCTCAATTGTTAACTTCAGCCAGGACCCAGAGGTCCACTTCAAGTACATCCAGGCCGCCTGTAAGACCGGACAGATcaaagaggtggagaggatcTGCCGGGAGAGCAACTGCTACGACCCAGAACGAGTCAAGAACTTTCTCAAG GAAGCCAAACTGACTGACCAGCTCCCCCTGATCATCGTGTGTGACCGCTTTGACTTTGTCCATGACCTTGTCCTTTACCTCTACCGCAACACCCTGCAGAAATACATCGAGATATATGTACAGAAG GTGAACCCCAGCCGTCTGCCGGTGGTGATCGGAGGGCTGCTGGATGTGGACTGTGCTGAGGATGTGATTAAGAACCTCATCCTGGTGGTTAGAGGACAGTTCTCCACCGATGAGCTAGTAGCTGAAGTGGAGAAGAGGAACCG ACTAAAACTGCTCCTGCCATGGCTGGAAGCCCGTATCCATGAGGGCTGTGAGGAGCCAGCTACCCACAATGCCCTGGCCAAGATTTACATTGACAGCAACAATAACCCAGAACGCTTCCTTCGTGAGAATCCATTCTATGACAGTCGCGTTGTGGGCAAGTACTGTGAGAAGCGGGACCCACACCTGGCCTGCGTGGCTTACGAGAGAGGACAATGTGACCAGGAGCTCATTCAT GTGTGCAATGAGAACTCCCTGTTCAAGAGTCTGTCTCGCTACCTGGTTCGTCGTAAGGACCCTGAGTTGTGGGCCAGTGTGCTGCTGGAGAGTAACCCTTTCAGAAGACCCCTCATCGACCAG gtTGTTCAGACAGCCCTATCTGAGACACAGGACCCAGAAGAGGTGTCAGTCACAGTCAAGGCATTCATGACTGCAGACCTCCCCAACGAACTTATTGAGCTGCTGGAGAAGATCGTTCTGGATAACTCAGTTTTCAGTGAACACAG AAACCTACAGAACCTCCTGATCCTGACAGCCATCAAGGCGGATCGTACCCGTGTGATGGAGTACATCAACCGCCTGGATAACTACGATGCCCCTGACATTGCAAACATCGCCATCAGCAATGAGCTCTTTGAGGAGGCCTTTGCCATCTTCAGGAAGTTTGACGTCAACACGTCTGCTGTGCAG gtTCTGATTGAGCACATTGGGAACCTGGACCGGGCCTATGAGTTTGCAGAGCGCTGCAATGAGCCTCCAGTCTGGAGCCAGTTGGCCAAGGCTCAGCTGCAGAAGGGTCTGGTGAAGGAGGCCATTGACTCGTACATCAAGGCTGATGACCCCTCTGCCTATATGGAGGTGGGCCAGGCCGCAGCCCAGAGTG GTAACTGGGAGGACCTAGTGAAGTTCCTCCAGATGGCCCGTAAGAAGTCTCGTGAGTCCTACGTAGAGACTGAGCTCATCTTTGCCTTGGCCAAGACCAACCGCCTGGCTGAACTGGAAGAGTTCATCAATGGACCCAACAATGCCCACATACAACAG GTGGGCGACAGGTGCTATGATGAGAAGATGTATGATGCGGCCAAGCTGCTCTACAACAACGTGTCCAACTTTGGGCGGCTAGCATCAACCCTTGTCCACCTTGGGGAATACCAGGCGGCCGTAGATGGAGCCCGCAAGGCCAATAGCACCCGCACCTGGAAGGAGGTGTGCTTTGCCTGTGTGGATGGGAATGAGTTCCGTCTGGCCCAGATGTGTGGGCTGCACATTGTTGTCCATGCTGATGAACTGGAGGAGCTGATCAACTACTACCAG GACCGTGCTTACTTTGAGGAGCTGATCACCATGCTAGAGGCAGCCCTGGGCCTGGAGCGTGCTCACATGGGCATGTTCACAGAGCTGGCCATCCTCTACTCAAAGTTCAAACCTCAGAAGATGAGGGAGCACCTGGAGCTCTTCTGGTCCCGTGTCAACATTCCTAAG GTACTGAGGGCGGCAGAGCAGGCCCACCTTTGGGCAGAGCTGGTCTTCCTCTATGACAAGTATGAGGAGTACGACAATGCCATCATCACAATGATGAGCCACCCTTCAGATGCCTGGAAGGAGGGCCAGTTCAAAGATATCATCACCAAG gtggCCAATGTGGAGCTGTACTACAAGGCCATCCAGTTCTATCTGGAGTTTAAACCGTTGTTACTGAACGACCTGCTCATAGTGTTATCACCGCGACTCGACCACACTCGTTCAGTCAACTTCTTCATGAAG ACCAAGCAGCTCTCACTGGTCAAGCCATACCTGCGGTCAgtgcagaaccacaacaacaaagGTGTCAATGAAGCACTTAACAACCTCTTCATCACAGAGGAAGACTACGCG GCCCTGCGTGCCTCTATTGATGCCTATGACAACTTTGACAACATCACCTTGGCCCAGGGCCTAGAGAAGCATGAGCTGATTGAGTTCAGGAGGATTGCTGCCTACCTCTTCAAAGGCAACAACCGCTGGAAGCAAAGTGTGGAACTCTGCAAAAAGGATAAACTCTACAAG GATGCCATGCAGTATGCATCGGAGTCAAAGGACGTTGAACTGGCTGAGGAGTTGCTGGCATGGTTCCTAGAGGAGGATAAAAAGGAGTGCTTTGCTGCCTGTCTCTTCACCTGTTACGACCTGCTGAGGCCTGACGTGGTTCTGGAGACAGCCTGGAGGCACAACATCATGGACTTCTCTATGCCCTATTTCATGCAGGTCATGAGGGAGTACCTCTCCAAG GTTGATGCGATTAAGGAAAAG GTCGACAAGCTCGATGCCTCAGAGTCCCTAAGAAAACAGGAGGAGCAGAACACGGAGTCCCAGCCCATTGTTTACG GCACACCCCAGCTCATGCTCACTGCAGGTCCTGGTCAGGCCGTGCCCCCCCAGCCTGGCTACGGAGGCTATGGCTACCCAGCAGCACCCGCTAGCTACGGCCAACCTCCCCAGCCTGGTTTTGGTTATGGCATGTGA
- the LOC105006438 gene encoding clathrin heavy chain 1 isoform X2 produces the protein MAQILPIRFQEHLQLQNLGINPANIGFSTLTMESDKFICIREKVGEQAQVVIIDMADPNTPIRRPISADSAIMNPASKVIALKAAKTLQIFNIEMKSKMKAHTMTDDVTFWKWISLNTVALVTDNAVYHWSMEGDSQPIKVFDRHSSLAGCQIINYRTDAKQKWLLLIGISAQQNRVVGAMQLYSVDRKVSQPIEGHAAGFAQFKMEGNTEESTLFCFAVRGQAGGKLHIIEVGTPPTGNQPFPKKAVDVFFPPEAQNDFPVAMQISSKQDVVFLITKYGYIHLYDLETGTCIYMNRISGETIFVTAPHEPTAGIIGVNRKGQVLSVCVEEENIIPYITNVLQNPDLALRMAVRNNLAGAEELFARKFNTLFAAGNYSEAAKVAANAPKGILRTPDTIRRFQSVPAQPGQTSPLLQYFGILLDQGQLNKFESLELCRPVLQQGRKQLLEKWLKEDKLECSEELGDLVKSVDPTLALSVYLRANVPNKVIQCFAETGQFQKIVLYAKKVGYTPDWIFLLRNVMRISPEQGLQFSQMLVQDEEPLADITQIVDVFMEYNLIQQCTSFLLDALKNNRPAEGPLQTRLLEMNLVHAPQVADAILGNQMFTHYDRAHVAQLCEKAGLLQRALEHYTDLYDIKRAVVHTHLLNPEWLVNFFGSLSVEDSLECLRAMLSANIRQNLQICVQVASKYHEQLSTQSLTELFESFKSFEGLFYFLGSIVNFSQDPEVHFKYIQAACKTGQIKEVERICRESNCYDPERVKNFLKEAKLTDQLPLIIVCDRFDFVHDLVLYLYRNTLQKYIEIYVQKVNPSRLPVVIGGLLDVDCAEDVIKNLILVVRGQFSTDELVAEVEKRNRLKLLLPWLEARIHEGCEEPATHNALAKIYIDSNNNPERFLRENPFYDSRVVGKYCEKRDPHLACVAYERGQCDQELIHVCNENSLFKSLSRYLVRRKDPELWASVLLESNPFRRPLIDQVVQTALSETQDPEEVSVTVKAFMTADLPNELIELLEKIVLDNSVFSEHRNLQNLLILTAIKADRTRVMEYINRLDNYDAPDIANIAISNELFEEAFAIFRKFDVNTSAVQVLIEHIGNLDRAYEFAERCNEPPVWSQLAKAQLQKGLVKEAIDSYIKADDPSAYMEVGQAAAQSGNWEDLVKFLQMARKKSRESYVETELIFALAKTNRLAELEEFINGPNNAHIQQVGDRCYDEKMYDAAKLLYNNVSNFGRLASTLVHLGEYQAAVDGARKANSTRTWKEVCFACVDGNEFRLAQMCGLHIVVHADELEELINYYQDRAYFEELITMLEAALGLERAHMGMFTELAILYSKFKPQKMREHLELFWSRVNIPKVLRAAEQAHLWAELVFLYDKYEEYDNAIITMMSHPSDAWKEGQFKDIITKVANVELYYKAIQFYLEFKPLLLNDLLIVLSPRLDHTRSVNFFMKTKQLSLVKPYLRSVQNHNNKGVNEALNNLFITEEDYAALRASIDAYDNFDNITLAQGLEKHELIEFRRIAAYLFKGNNRWKQSVELCKKDKLYKDAMQYASESKDVELAEELLAWFLEEDKKECFAACLFTCYDLLRPDVVLETAWRHNIMDFSMPYFMQVMREYLSKVDAIKEKVDKLDASESLRKQEEQNTESQPIVYGTPQLMLTAGPGQAVPPQPGYGGYGYPAAPASYGQPPQPGFGYGM, from the exons TGGAAATGGATCTCCCTAAATACGGTAGCACTGGTCACAGACAATGCTGTCTACCACTGGAGTATGGAGGGAGACTCCCAGCCAATCAAAGTATTTGACCGACACTCCAGCCTAGCAGGTTGTCAAATCATCAACTACCGCACTGATGCCAAACAGAAATGGCTACTTCTCATTGGAATTTCTGCACAG CAAAACCGTGTAGTGGGAGCCATGCAGCTGTACTCTGTAGACAGGAAGGTATCCCAGCCCATTGAGGGGCATGCTGCTGGCTTCGCCCAGTTCAAAATGGAGGGAAACACAGAGGAATCCACACTATTCTGCTTTGCTGTTCGAGGGCAAGCTGGAGGAAAG TTACACATTATTGAGGTGGGTACCCCACCAACAGGGAATCAGCCATTTCCCAAGAAGGCTGTGGATGTGTTCTTCCCTCCAGAGGCGCAGAATGACTTCCCTGTAGCCATGCAG ATTAGCTCCAAGCAAGATGTTGTCTTTCTGATCACCAAATATGGCTACATCCACCTTTATGACCTGGAGACTGGCACCTGTATCTACATGAATAGGATCAGTGGGGAGACCATCTTTGTTACAGCCCCACATGAACCGACCGCTGGCATCATTGGAGTCAACAGGAAAGGACAG gttctgtcagtgtgtgtggaagagGAGAATATCATCCCTTACATCACCAACGTGCTCCAGAACCCAGACCTGGCGCTGCGCATGGCTGTGCGTAACAACCTGGCCGGGGCGGAGGAGCTCTTTGCCCGGAAGTTCAACACCCTGTTTGCTGCTGGGAACTATTCCGAAGCAGCCAAGGTGGCTGCCAACGCTCCCAAG GGTATCCTACGTACTCCTGACACCATCCGGCGGTTCCAGAGTGTGCCGGCCCAGCCAGGCCAGACCTCTCCCCTGCTGCAGTACTTCGGCATCCTGCTGGACCAAGGCCAGCTCAACAAGTTTGAGTCTCTGGAGCTGTGCAGGCCTGTCCTACAGCAGGGACGCAAGCAGCTGCTGGAGAAATGGCTTAAAGAGGACAAG TTGGAGTGTTCAGAGGAGCTGGGTGATTTGGTGAAGTCAGTGGACCCCACATTAGCCCTCAGCGTCTACCTTAGGGCCAATGTCCCGAACAAGGTCATCCAGTGCTTTGCTGAAACCGGACAGTTTCAGAAGATTGTCCTTTATGCTAAAAAG GTGGGTTACACTCCAGATTGGATTTTCCTCCTAAGGAATGTGATGaggatcagtccagaacaggGCCTCCAATTCTCCCAGATGCTGGTGCAGGATGAGGAACCACTAGCTGACATCACACAG ATTGTGGATGTGTTTATGGAGTACAACCTGATCCAGCAGTGTACCTCCTTTCTTCTGGATGCACTGAAGAATAACAGGCCTGCCGAGGGCCCTCTGCAGACACGCCTGCTAGAAATGAACCTTGTCCACGCCCCAcag gtAGCTGATGCCATCCTGGGCAACCAGATGTTCACCCACTACGACCGAGCCCACGTTGCTCAGCTGTGTGAGAAGGCCGGCCTGCTGCAGAGGGCCCTGGAACACTACACCGACCTGTACGACATCAAACGGGCTGTGGTGCACACGCACCTGCTCAACCCTGAG TGGCTGGTGAACTTTTTTGGCTCCCTGTCGGTTGAGGACTCTCTGGAATGTCTGAGGGCCATGCTGTCAGCCAACATCCGTCAGAACCTGCAGATCTGTGTACAGGTGGCCTCCAAGTACCATGAGCAGCTCTCCACTCAGTCCCTAACCGAGCTCTTTGAGTCCTTCAAGAGCTTTGAAG GTTTGTTCTACTTCTTGGGCTCAATTGTTAACTTCAGCCAGGACCCAGAGGTCCACTTCAAGTACATCCAGGCCGCCTGTAAGACCGGACAGATcaaagaggtggagaggatcTGCCGGGAGAGCAACTGCTACGACCCAGAACGAGTCAAGAACTTTCTCAAG GAAGCCAAACTGACTGACCAGCTCCCCCTGATCATCGTGTGTGACCGCTTTGACTTTGTCCATGACCTTGTCCTTTACCTCTACCGCAACACCCTGCAGAAATACATCGAGATATATGTACAGAAG GTGAACCCCAGCCGTCTGCCGGTGGTGATCGGAGGGCTGCTGGATGTGGACTGTGCTGAGGATGTGATTAAGAACCTCATCCTGGTGGTTAGAGGACAGTTCTCCACCGATGAGCTAGTAGCTGAAGTGGAGAAGAGGAACCG ACTAAAACTGCTCCTGCCATGGCTGGAAGCCCGTATCCATGAGGGCTGTGAGGAGCCAGCTACCCACAATGCCCTGGCCAAGATTTACATTGACAGCAACAATAACCCAGAACGCTTCCTTCGTGAGAATCCATTCTATGACAGTCGCGTTGTGGGCAAGTACTGTGAGAAGCGGGACCCACACCTGGCCTGCGTGGCTTACGAGAGAGGACAATGTGACCAGGAGCTCATTCAT GTGTGCAATGAGAACTCCCTGTTCAAGAGTCTGTCTCGCTACCTGGTTCGTCGTAAGGACCCTGAGTTGTGGGCCAGTGTGCTGCTGGAGAGTAACCCTTTCAGAAGACCCCTCATCGACCAG gtTGTTCAGACAGCCCTATCTGAGACACAGGACCCAGAAGAGGTGTCAGTCACAGTCAAGGCATTCATGACTGCAGACCTCCCCAACGAACTTATTGAGCTGCTGGAGAAGATCGTTCTGGATAACTCAGTTTTCAGTGAACACAG AAACCTACAGAACCTCCTGATCCTGACAGCCATCAAGGCGGATCGTACCCGTGTGATGGAGTACATCAACCGCCTGGATAACTACGATGCCCCTGACATTGCAAACATCGCCATCAGCAATGAGCTCTTTGAGGAGGCCTTTGCCATCTTCAGGAAGTTTGACGTCAACACGTCTGCTGTGCAG gtTCTGATTGAGCACATTGGGAACCTGGACCGGGCCTATGAGTTTGCAGAGCGCTGCAATGAGCCTCCAGTCTGGAGCCAGTTGGCCAAGGCTCAGCTGCAGAAGGGTCTGGTGAAGGAGGCCATTGACTCGTACATCAAGGCTGATGACCCCTCTGCCTATATGGAGGTGGGCCAGGCCGCAGCCCAGAGTG GTAACTGGGAGGACCTAGTGAAGTTCCTCCAGATGGCCCGTAAGAAGTCTCGTGAGTCCTACGTAGAGACTGAGCTCATCTTTGCCTTGGCCAAGACCAACCGCCTGGCTGAACTGGAAGAGTTCATCAATGGACCCAACAATGCCCACATACAACAG GTGGGCGACAGGTGCTATGATGAGAAGATGTATGATGCGGCCAAGCTGCTCTACAACAACGTGTCCAACTTTGGGCGGCTAGCATCAACCCTTGTCCACCTTGGGGAATACCAGGCGGCCGTAGATGGAGCCCGCAAGGCCAATAGCACCCGCACCTGGAAGGAGGTGTGCTTTGCCTGTGTGGATGGGAATGAGTTCCGTCTGGCCCAGATGTGTGGGCTGCACATTGTTGTCCATGCTGATGAACTGGAGGAGCTGATCAACTACTACCAG GACCGTGCTTACTTTGAGGAGCTGATCACCATGCTAGAGGCAGCCCTGGGCCTGGAGCGTGCTCACATGGGCATGTTCACAGAGCTGGCCATCCTCTACTCAAAGTTCAAACCTCAGAAGATGAGGGAGCACCTGGAGCTCTTCTGGTCCCGTGTCAACATTCCTAAG GTACTGAGGGCGGCAGAGCAGGCCCACCTTTGGGCAGAGCTGGTCTTCCTCTATGACAAGTATGAGGAGTACGACAATGCCATCATCACAATGATGAGCCACCCTTCAGATGCCTGGAAGGAGGGCCAGTTCAAAGATATCATCACCAAG gtggCCAATGTGGAGCTGTACTACAAGGCCATCCAGTTCTATCTGGAGTTTAAACCGTTGTTACTGAACGACCTGCTCATAGTGTTATCACCGCGACTCGACCACACTCGTTCAGTCAACTTCTTCATGAAG ACCAAGCAGCTCTCACTGGTCAAGCCATACCTGCGGTCAgtgcagaaccacaacaacaaagGTGTCAATGAAGCACTTAACAACCTCTTCATCACAGAGGAAGACTACGCG GCCCTGCGTGCCTCTATTGATGCCTATGACAACTTTGACAACATCACCTTGGCCCAGGGCCTAGAGAAGCATGAGCTGATTGAGTTCAGGAGGATTGCTGCCTACCTCTTCAAAGGCAACAACCGCTGGAAGCAAAGTGTGGAACTCTGCAAAAAGGATAAACTCTACAAG GATGCCATGCAGTATGCATCGGAGTCAAAGGACGTTGAACTGGCTGAGGAGTTGCTGGCATGGTTCCTAGAGGAGGATAAAAAGGAGTGCTTTGCTGCCTGTCTCTTCACCTGTTACGACCTGCTGAGGCCTGACGTGGTTCTGGAGACAGCCTGGAGGCACAACATCATGGACTTCTCTATGCCCTATTTCATGCAGGTCATGAGGGAGTACCTCTCCAAG GTTGATGCGATTAAGGAAAAG GTCGACAAGCTCGATGCCTCAGAGTCCCTAAGAAAACAGGAGGAGCAGAACACGGAGTCCCAGCCCATTGTTTACG GCACACCCCAGCTCATGCTCACTGCAGGTCCTGGTCAGGCCGTGCCCCCCCAGCCTGGCTACGGAGGCTATGGCTACCCAGCAGCACCCGCTAGCTACGGCCAACCTCCCCAGCCTGGTTTTGGTTATGGCATGTGA